A DNA window from Sylvia atricapilla isolate bSylAtr1 chromosome 6, bSylAtr1.pri, whole genome shotgun sequence contains the following coding sequences:
- the ZFYVE19 gene encoding abscission/NoCut checkpoint regulator isoform X1, which produces MDSRCYGCASKFSVFKKECGCKNCGRSFCSSCRSFSAVVPRCGNTQQKVCKQCHGKLTGEGSQSSSAKWSPPENYKKRVAAFEAKQNQLKDQQKAAAKHPGQAGCRYQGLSKEDRAIAERLERLREERKPKSIPTQAEIEARLAALKEDGRGPVPSTQEMEDRLAVLQGRDPPSQAPRPVHQPPDTRSLVQQTDDLLTQLSEEIAIDEHYRPRVQPQAVSSQSLNDLNRESEDCVCPANLEPKQLEEEKNKLLAEAAAELREENTRQEKILQVAKRLAALKGEDPEKVTLETYKLPDSDEEVAEEEAICRVLKQLKEEAALDEASAFNIPPDQTTQPGPSQQNLCKKAKQKSHTPAITALARADDSDEDELPWCCICNEDATLRCHGCDGDLYCQRCFWEGHEEFDLKDHHTSRYHLPCKQK; this is translated from the exons ATGGATAGCCGCTGCTATGGGTGCGCGTCCAAGTTCTCTGTCTTCAAGAAAGAG TGTGGCTGCAAGAACTGCGGACGGTCCTTCTGCTCGAGCTGCCGGAGCTTCAGTGCTGTTGTTCCCCGCTGTGGAAACACTCAGCAGAAGGTGTGcaagcagtgccatggaaaacTAACTGG agaaggATCTCAAAGCAGTTCAGCAAAATGGTCACCACCAGAAAACTACAAAAA GCGTGTAGCAGCTTTTGAGGCtaaacaaaaccagctgaaaGACCAACAGAAGGCAGCTGCAAAACACCCAGGTCAAGCAGGCTGCAGATACCAGGGGCTCTCAAAAGAGGACAGAGCTATTGCAGAGAGACTGGAGAGGCtcagggaggaaagaaaaccaa AGTCCATCCCTACTCAGGCTGAGATCGAAGCGAGGCTGGCAGCCCTGAAGGAGGATGGCCGAGGACCTGTTCCGTCCACACAGGAAATGGAGGACCGGTTGGCTGTCCTGCAAGGGAGAGATCCTCCTTCCCAAGCTCCCAGACCT GTACACCAACCTCCAGATACCCGAAGTCTGGTCCAGCAGACAGATGACCTGTTAACTCAACTGTCTGAGGAGATTGCCATTGATGAGCATTATAGACCAAGAGTTCAGCCTCAAG CTGTTAGTAGCCAAAGCTTGAATGATCTCAATCGGGAAAGTGAAGATTGTGTTTGCCCTGCAAATCTGGAGCCAAAACAGCTagaggaagagaagaataaacttctggcagaggctgctgctgagctgcgGGAAGAGAACACTAGGCAGGAAAAGATCCTACAGGTTGCCAAGAGACTGGCAGCACTCAAAGGCGAGGACCCAGAGAAAG TTACACTGGAAACATACAAGCTCCCTGATAGTGATGAGGAAGTGGCTGAGGAGGAGGCCATTTGCAGAGTGCTGAAACAG CTCAAAGAGGAAGCAGCCCTGGATGAAGCAAGTGCATTCAACATTCCCCCAGATCAGACAACCCAACCAGGACCCTCACAACAGAACCTGTgtaagaaagcaaagcaaaag AGCCACACTCCAGCCATCACAGCTCTTGCAAGGGCAGATGATAGTGATGAGGATGAGTTACCCTGGTGCTGCATCTGCAATGAAGATGCCACTTTGCGCTGCCATGGCTGTGATGGGGACCTCTATTGCCAGCGCTGTTTTTG GGAAGGCCATGAGGAGTTTGACCTGAAGGACCACCACACCTCCCGCTATCATCTCCCTTGCAAACAGAAGTGA
- the ZFYVE19 gene encoding abscission/NoCut checkpoint regulator isoform X2 has translation MDSRCYGCASKFSVFKKECGCKNCGRSFCSSCRSFSAVVPRCGNTQQKVCKQCHGKLTGEGSQSSSAKWSPPENYKKRVAAFEAKQNQLKDQQKAAAKHPGQAGCRYQGLSKEDRAIAERLERLREERKPKSIPTQAEIEARLAALKEDGRGPVPSTQEMEDRLAVLQGRDPPSQAPRPVHQPPDTRSLVQQTDDLLTQLSEEIAIDEHYRPRVQPQAVSSQSLNDLNRESEDCVCPANLEPKQLEEEKNKLLAEAAAELREENTRQEKILQVAKRLAALKGEDPEKVTLETYKLPDSDEEVAEEEAICRVLKQSHTPAITALARADDSDEDELPWCCICNEDATLRCHGCDGDLYCQRCFWEGHEEFDLKDHHTSRYHLPCKQK, from the exons ATGGATAGCCGCTGCTATGGGTGCGCGTCCAAGTTCTCTGTCTTCAAGAAAGAG TGTGGCTGCAAGAACTGCGGACGGTCCTTCTGCTCGAGCTGCCGGAGCTTCAGTGCTGTTGTTCCCCGCTGTGGAAACACTCAGCAGAAGGTGTGcaagcagtgccatggaaaacTAACTGG agaaggATCTCAAAGCAGTTCAGCAAAATGGTCACCACCAGAAAACTACAAAAA GCGTGTAGCAGCTTTTGAGGCtaaacaaaaccagctgaaaGACCAACAGAAGGCAGCTGCAAAACACCCAGGTCAAGCAGGCTGCAGATACCAGGGGCTCTCAAAAGAGGACAGAGCTATTGCAGAGAGACTGGAGAGGCtcagggaggaaagaaaaccaa AGTCCATCCCTACTCAGGCTGAGATCGAAGCGAGGCTGGCAGCCCTGAAGGAGGATGGCCGAGGACCTGTTCCGTCCACACAGGAAATGGAGGACCGGTTGGCTGTCCTGCAAGGGAGAGATCCTCCTTCCCAAGCTCCCAGACCT GTACACCAACCTCCAGATACCCGAAGTCTGGTCCAGCAGACAGATGACCTGTTAACTCAACTGTCTGAGGAGATTGCCATTGATGAGCATTATAGACCAAGAGTTCAGCCTCAAG CTGTTAGTAGCCAAAGCTTGAATGATCTCAATCGGGAAAGTGAAGATTGTGTTTGCCCTGCAAATCTGGAGCCAAAACAGCTagaggaagagaagaataaacttctggcagaggctgctgctgagctgcgGGAAGAGAACACTAGGCAGGAAAAGATCCTACAGGTTGCCAAGAGACTGGCAGCACTCAAAGGCGAGGACCCAGAGAAAG TTACACTGGAAACATACAAGCTCCCTGATAGTGATGAGGAAGTGGCTGAGGAGGAGGCCATTTGCAGAGTGCTGAAACAG AGCCACACTCCAGCCATCACAGCTCTTGCAAGGGCAGATGATAGTGATGAGGATGAGTTACCCTGGTGCTGCATCTGCAATGAAGATGCCACTTTGCGCTGCCATGGCTGTGATGGGGACCTCTATTGCCAGCGCTGTTTTTG GGAAGGCCATGAGGAGTTTGACCTGAAGGACCACCACACCTCCCGCTATCATCTCCCTTGCAAACAGAAGTGA
- the PPP1R14D gene encoding protein phosphatase 1 regulatory subunit 14D, protein MASNSSALPRVTFQTPEKPGEESAHRKLGKLTIKYNRKDLQRWLDLEEWINAQLQELYQCRLREETETAAPEPQIDLEDLLEVPNEEQKLKLQEILHECSSPTEDFITELLSRLRGLRKVTNPQKK, encoded by the exons ATGGCCAGCAACTCCAGTGCACTGCCCCGGGTGACTTTCCAGACGCCAGAGAAACCGGGGGAGGAATCGGCACACAGGAAACTGGGCAAGCTGACCATAAAGTACAACCGCAAAGACCTACAGCGCTGGCTAGACCTGGAGGAATGGATCAatgcccagctgcaggagctgtacCAATGCCGG ctaAGGGAGGAAACagagacagcagctcctgaaccACAAATTGATCTTGAAGATCTCCTGGAGGTCCCTAATgaagagcagaaattaaaactaCAG GAAATCCTCCATGAGTGCTCCAGCCCTACAGAG GACTTCATTACGGAATTGCTCAGTCGATTGAGAGGTCTCCGGAAAGTCACCAATCCTCAGAAGAAATGA